A stretch of bacterium DNA encodes these proteins:
- a CDS encoding helix-turn-helix domain-containing protein produces the protein MSGAEARDRAETEWLTLGEAARVLGVDETTLRGWADAGKVRVFRTPGGHRRFNALDLDALVGARPKGEETTLAARAEGESPQHWFASRPWFTGIDDEARGRARAQCARLMETLAAYLDSDDATRAHDLEAARQIGADLGREVARWGLTPAQSTEVFLHFKRGVFDMLTAARGAPAGQIRSLRNADAFLGDALQAMIEAFEEQRPA, from the coding sequence GTGAGCGGCGCAGAGGCCCGAGACCGGGCCGAGACCGAGTGGTTGACTCTCGGGGAGGCCGCCCGCGTGCTGGGCGTTGACGAGACGACGCTCCGGGGCTGGGCGGACGCCGGAAAGGTGCGCGTTTTTCGGACTCCAGGCGGGCACCGACGGTTCAACGCGTTGGACCTGGACGCGCTGGTCGGTGCGCGGCCGAAAGGCGAGGAGACGACGCTCGCGGCGCGGGCGGAGGGGGAATCGCCGCAGCACTGGTTCGCGTCGAGACCGTGGTTCACCGGCATCGACGACGAGGCCCGCGGCCGCGCGCGGGCGCAATGTGCGCGGCTGATGGAGACGCTCGCGGCCTACCTCGACAGCGACGACGCCACCCGGGCGCACGATCTCGAAGCGGCGCGCCAAATCGGTGCCGATCTCGGCCGCGAGGTCGCGCGGTGGGGGCTGACGCCGGCGCAATCAACGGAGGTGTTCTTGCACTTCAAGCGCGGGGTGTTTGACATGTTGACCGCGGCGCGCGGCGCCCCGGCCGGGCAGATTCGCTCGCTCCGGAACGCGGACGCGTTCCTGGGCGACGCGCTGCAGGCCATGATCGAGGCCTTCGAGGAGCAGCGTCCCGCGTAA
- a CDS encoding creatininase family protein — protein MSGVFLERLTWLEAEARLRADPLVVLPVGSAAKEHGPHLPLGTDRLIADYLAARLAERVPVIVLPTLTYGYYPSFTEFPGSTHLDAATFGALARAVVLSLHRHGPRRFLVLNTGISTTPVLEIVARDLNHTHGLLVAVTRIEELGGRQLASLLSQPAGSHADEYETSLLLAIAPDAVRMERAVREIPQRPALPGVFVPSTFRRAPGPGSSATGVYGDATLATREKGERIAAALVDALTTAAETLRTQCLE, from the coding sequence ATGAGCGGTGTGTTCTTGGAACGACTCACGTGGCTCGAGGCCGAGGCAAGGCTGCGCGCGGACCCGCTCGTCGTCCTCCCGGTGGGCAGCGCCGCCAAAGAGCATGGGCCCCACCTCCCCCTCGGGACCGACCGGCTCATCGCCGACTACCTCGCGGCGCGGCTCGCGGAGCGTGTGCCCGTCATCGTTTTACCGACGTTGACGTATGGCTACTACCCGTCGTTCACCGAGTTTCCCGGGAGCACGCACCTGGACGCAGCAACGTTCGGGGCGCTCGCGCGCGCGGTCGTGCTGTCTTTGCACCGGCACGGGCCCAGGCGTTTCCTCGTGCTCAACACCGGCATCTCCACGACCCCGGTGCTCGAGATCGTGGCGCGCGACTTGAATCACACGCACGGCCTGCTCGTCGCCGTCACGCGCATCGAAGAGCTCGGCGGCCGGCAGCTCGCGTCCCTGCTGAGCCAGCCAGCCGGCAGTCACGCGGACGAATACGAGACGTCCCTCCTGCTCGCGATCGCCCCGGACGCCGTCCGGATGGAGCGGGCGGTGCGGGAGATCCCCCAGCGCCCCGCGCTGCCCGGCGTGTTCGTGCCGTCGACGTTCCGCCGCGCCCCCGGGCCGGGGTCCTCGGCGACCGGCGTCTATGGCGACGCGACGCTCGCCACGCGGGAGAAGGGCGAGCGCATCGCCGCCGCACTGGTCGACGCACTCACGACGGCCGCGGAGACGCTGCGGACGCAGTGCCTCGAGTAG
- a CDS encoding creatininase family protein: protein MCDRNETKDAYYLPHLTWPEVDALRQRTDTAILPFGAIEQHGPALPLGTDTLGVIAVSRAAAREAQVLCAPILFPALSAHHMHFPGTITLTEDTFCRVVMEAATSLITHGFRRILLANGHGGNEATLSYLAHRLTRETDGSALVFGIAELRKIYLTAEIDKLDIHAGIGETSSMLYQQPELVRSDRLQRPTMTLDGWREALLTRVREDPSLLRYITLGLPPVHQISSNGCITYGDPATGTVARGKELFDAYVKAMVAFIRAWHTATGSSSERVGV from the coding sequence ATGTGTGATCGCAACGAGACGAAAGACGCATACTACCTGCCGCACCTGACCTGGCCCGAAGTGGACGCGCTGCGGCAGCGCACCGATACGGCGATCTTGCCGTTCGGCGCGATCGAGCAGCACGGGCCGGCGTTGCCGCTCGGCACGGACACGCTCGGCGTGATCGCGGTCTCCCGCGCGGCAGCACGCGAAGCGCAGGTGCTCTGTGCGCCGATCCTGTTCCCGGCGCTGTCGGCGCACCACATGCACTTCCCGGGGACGATCACCCTCACCGAAGACACGTTCTGCCGGGTCGTGATGGAGGCCGCGACGTCGCTGATCACGCACGGCTTCCGGCGGATTTTGCTCGCGAACGGACATGGCGGCAACGAGGCGACGCTGAGCTATCTCGCGCACCGGCTCACCCGCGAGACCGACGGCAGCGCCCTCGTGTTCGGTATCGCCGAGCTGCGGAAGATCTACCTCACCGCCGAGATCGACAAGCTCGACATCCACGCCGGGATCGGCGAGACGTCGAGCATGCTCTACCAGCAACCGGAGCTCGTTCGATCCGACCGGCTTCAGCGCCCCACGATGACCCTCGACGGGTGGCGCGAGGCGCTGCTGACGCGGGTTCGCGAGGACCCGTCGCTGCTGCGCTATATCACGCTCGGGCTCCCGCCCGTGCACCAGATCTCGTCGAACGGGTGCATCACGTACGGGGATCCGGCGACGGGCACCGTCGCGCGGGGCAAGGAGCTGTTCGACGCCTACGTCAAGGCCATGGTCGCGTTCATTCGGGCGTGGCATACGGCGACGGGGTCGTCGTCCGAGCGCGTCGGCGTCTGA
- a CDS encoding ABC transporter permease: MHTSIRASDTEGARGAAAQPEGWGAALVRFARSDRLAALAAAFLLVLVFLALAGPVVTRYTYDHEDLDALFQPPSAAHWLGTDQFGRDLLTRVLYGARISLAVGVSAVVGESLIGVTWGTVAGFYGGAIDQALMRVVDLLIGFPTILLAILVTGIFGPSLVNIVIALVLTAWPATARLIRSEVVSIRQREYVDGARAVGASVPRILLRHVVPNVVHLLIVRATLDVSFLVLAEATLSFIGIGVQPPRPSWGQMIYESFQYLRSHPVLVVIPATALSLTVISFNLVGESLAALLDPRYRRGRA; the protein is encoded by the coding sequence ATGCATACCTCAATCCGCGCATCCGATACTGAGGGCGCGCGGGGCGCGGCCGCGCAACCCGAGGGCTGGGGCGCCGCCCTGGTGCGTTTCGCGCGCAGCGATCGGCTCGCCGCACTCGCGGCGGCGTTTCTGCTGGTGCTCGTGTTCCTCGCGCTCGCGGGGCCGGTCGTCACCCGCTACACGTACGATCACGAAGATCTCGACGCGCTGTTTCAGCCTCCCAGCGCCGCCCACTGGCTCGGTACCGACCAGTTCGGGCGTGACCTGCTCACACGCGTGCTCTACGGGGCCCGTATCTCGCTTGCGGTCGGGGTGTCCGCGGTGGTCGGGGAATCGCTCATCGGGGTCACGTGGGGCACGGTCGCCGGATTCTACGGCGGCGCGATCGATCAGGCGCTGATGCGGGTCGTGGACCTGCTGATCGGGTTTCCGACGATCCTGCTCGCCATCCTAGTGACGGGGATCTTCGGCCCGAGCCTCGTCAACATCGTGATCGCGCTCGTGCTGACGGCGTGGCCGGCGACGGCGCGGCTGATCCGCAGCGAGGTCGTGTCGATCCGACAGCGCGAGTACGTCGACGGCGCGCGCGCGGTCGGCGCGTCGGTCCCGCGGATCCTGCTCCGCCACGTCGTGCCGAACGTCGTGCACCTGCTGATCGTACGGGCCACGCTCGACGTCAGCTTCCTCGTGCTCGCGGAGGCCACGCTGTCGTTCATCGGCATCGGCGTGCAGCCGCCCCGGCCCAGTTGGGGCCAGATGATCTACGAGAGCTTTCAATACCTCCGAAGCCACCCGGTGCTCGTCGTCATCCCGGCGACCGCGCTGTCGCTCACGGTGATCTCGTTCAACTTGGTCGGGGAATCGCTCGCCGCGCTCCTGGACCCGCGGTACCGTCGAGGGCGCGCGTGA
- a CDS encoding ABC transporter permease, giving the protein MARYVLYRIGMAIPLFLGAALLIFVAGHLAPGDPVQTVLGEHYTPAAGAVLRHQLGLDRPLAVQFARYIGDLARLDFGTSYVNPGLRVDDLVGHALPISLKLAGLAVLVAALVGTILGVGAATAHRTVLDSLIQVGVVLGLSVPSFVTAAVLVYLFALRWPVLPVAGWGLPENYVLPVAVLAISPVAFIARIARSSVGQVLLEDYVRTARSKGLHARRVLFRHVLRNAALPVVTTIGLAFGNAIVGAFVVEVLFNIPGIARVAINAILQRDYTVLQATVLVYTALFSFVNLVVDVSYAYLNPRIRY; this is encoded by the coding sequence ATGGCGCGCTACGTGCTCTACCGCATCGGCATGGCGATCCCGCTGTTCTTGGGGGCCGCGCTGTTGATCTTTGTCGCCGGTCATCTCGCCCCCGGCGACCCTGTGCAAACGGTGCTGGGTGAGCACTACACGCCGGCCGCGGGAGCCGTCCTGCGCCACCAGCTCGGGTTGGACCGGCCGCTCGCCGTGCAGTTCGCGCGCTACATCGGCGACCTGGCGCGGCTCGACTTCGGTACCTCGTACGTGAACCCCGGTCTGCGCGTCGACGATCTCGTCGGCCACGCCCTGCCGATCAGCCTCAAGCTCGCCGGCCTCGCGGTGCTGGTGGCGGCGCTGGTCGGGACGATCCTCGGCGTTGGCGCGGCGACCGCCCACCGGACGGTGCTCGACTCCCTGATCCAGGTCGGCGTCGTGCTTGGGCTGTCCGTGCCGAGCTTCGTCACCGCCGCGGTGCTCGTGTACCTGTTCGCGCTACGGTGGCCGGTGCTGCCCGTGGCGGGATGGGGACTGCCGGAGAACTACGTGCTGCCGGTCGCGGTGCTGGCGATCTCGCCGGTCGCGTTCATCGCGCGGATCGCCCGCTCCAGCGTCGGCCAGGTGCTGCTGGAGGACTACGTCCGCACCGCCCGGAGCAAGGGGCTCCACGCGCGCCGCGTGCTCTTCCGCCACGTGCTCCGGAACGCGGCGTTGCCGGTGGTGACGACGATCGGCCTCGCGTTCGGCAACGCGATCGTCGGTGCGTTCGTCGTGGAGGTGCTCTTCAACATCCCCGGGATCGCTCGGGTGGCGATCAACGCGATCCTGCAGCGCGACTACACCGTCCTGCAGGCCACGGTGCTTGTGTACACCGCGTTGTTCTCGTTCGTCAACCTCGTCGTCGACGTCTCCTATGCATACCTCAATCCGCGCATCCGATACTGA
- a CDS encoding peptide ABC transporter substrate-binding protein, translating into MFRRLMAVGLVVLVAAVIAGPWSAPAGGQAPAVFRTPLTGEPPTLDPYNAVDSASAPIVFLMYNTLVSLDSSGRLLPQAAKSWDISPNGLIYTFHLRDDMYFHSGRKVTAADWKWSFERMGSPSLKTAVGTFVVTGIQGYDAFQTGAPGIAGIAAPDALTLQITLNPSHRGGFLNRLAYYAAVVVDKDVIQRGGTGWFTTQDAGSGPFMFKEWAHNDHVALTSFPKYYAGAPKIAGVSVPIVTESQTQLSEYLAGQLDFIPVPLGDYQRIAADPTLSKQLLVYPRAQVLFLGLNPRVYAPFKDVRVRRAFAMSIDKVKISKTVFFGFFTPANSIVPPGIPGFYSGYKGLPYDPAGAKKLLDEAGMTGKLPPFQIAMNPFGPVSQMMAEPVAAMLKQNLGVDAQLQKTEFSNFIANENKRTVYQSFMTGWSADYLDYSDYLDVLLYSTSPINRQSYDSADFDKLVDQANAAPNDAQRLAIYHKAEALAVEDAPMVPMLFSQFAYLKKPYVQGLQTTPAVNGWLPFSGVRIVK; encoded by the coding sequence ATGTTCCGGCGGTTGATGGCAGTGGGGTTGGTCGTGCTCGTCGCGGCGGTGATCGCCGGCCCGTGGTCGGCCCCGGCAGGGGGCCAAGCGCCGGCCGTGTTCCGCACGCCGCTCACCGGCGAGCCACCGACGCTGGATCCGTACAACGCGGTCGACTCGGCGTCCGCGCCGATCGTGTTCCTGATGTATAACACGCTCGTCTCGCTCGACAGCAGCGGCCGCCTGCTGCCTCAGGCCGCGAAGAGCTGGGATATCTCCCCGAACGGACTCATCTACACCTTCCACCTGCGGGACGACATGTACTTCCACAGCGGCCGGAAGGTGACGGCGGCGGACTGGAAGTGGTCGTTCGAGCGGATGGGCAGCCCGTCGTTGAAGACGGCGGTCGGCACGTTCGTCGTCACCGGCATTCAAGGGTACGACGCGTTCCAGACCGGCGCGCCCGGAATCGCCGGCATCGCGGCCCCGGACGCGCTCACCCTGCAGATCACGCTGAACCCGTCGCACCGCGGCGGATTCCTCAACCGGCTCGCGTACTACGCCGCGGTCGTCGTGGACAAGGACGTGATCCAGCGCGGCGGCACCGGCTGGTTTACGACGCAGGACGCCGGGTCGGGGCCGTTTATGTTCAAGGAGTGGGCGCACAACGACCACGTGGCGCTGACGAGCTTCCCGAAATACTACGCGGGCGCGCCGAAGATCGCGGGCGTGAGCGTGCCGATCGTCACGGAGAGCCAGACGCAGCTGTCCGAGTACCTGGCCGGGCAACTCGATTTCATCCCGGTGCCGCTTGGAGACTACCAGCGCATCGCGGCCGATCCGACGCTCAGCAAGCAGCTCCTGGTGTACCCGCGGGCTCAGGTCCTCTTCCTTGGCCTGAACCCCCGCGTGTACGCGCCGTTCAAGGACGTGCGGGTGCGCCGCGCGTTCGCGATGTCGATCGACAAGGTGAAGATCAGCAAGACGGTGTTCTTCGGGTTCTTCACGCCCGCGAACTCGATCGTGCCGCCGGGGATCCCCGGATTCTACTCGGGGTACAAGGGGCTGCCGTACGATCCCGCGGGGGCGAAGAAGCTGTTGGACGAAGCCGGGATGACTGGCAAGCTGCCTCCGTTCCAGATCGCGATGAACCCGTTCGGCCCGGTGTCGCAGATGATGGCGGAGCCGGTGGCGGCGATGCTCAAGCAGAACCTCGGGGTGGATGCGCAGCTCCAGAAGACCGAGTTCTCGAACTTCATCGCCAATGAGAACAAGCGGACCGTGTACCAGTCGTTCATGACGGGCTGGTCCGCCGACTACCTCGACTACAGCGACTACCTCGACGTCTTGCTCTACAGCACCTCGCCGATCAACCGGCAGAGCTACGACAGCGCGGACTTCGACAAGTTGGTCGACCAGGCCAACGCGGCGCCGAACGACGCGCAGCGCCTCGCGATCTACCACAAGGCCGAAGCGCTCGCGGTCGAGGACGCGCCGATGGTCCCAATGCTGTTCAGCCAGTTCGCGTACCTAAAGAAGCCCTACGTCCAGGGCCTGCAGACCACGCCCGCCGTCAACGGGTGGCTGCCGTTCAGCGGGGTCCGCATCGTGAAGTAG
- a CDS encoding isochorismatase family protein codes for MPGRSVEKRGCVVAIWDDVVPKAEQEIYERGGWGGRVGFGRRPALIVVDMYTAFVDPAYPFSSLDAPATVRAIRPLLAAAREAGCPVFFSKARARTIPAERGRWKVTAGQRPVMANPAAYEIVPELRPLPTESVVVKTAPSAFAGTDLASYLIYHAIDTVIVTGTVTSGCVRDTALDAFSLNFRVIVPEDAVCDRGPTSHKVALFDIHMKYGDVLPSAEVLTYLATVRNGECAPGGVQRA; via the coding sequence ATGCCGGGGCGGAGCGTCGAGAAACGGGGGTGCGTCGTGGCGATCTGGGACGACGTCGTACCGAAGGCGGAGCAGGAGATCTACGAGCGGGGCGGCTGGGGCGGCCGCGTCGGCTTCGGGCGCCGTCCGGCGCTGATCGTGGTGGACATGTACACCGCGTTCGTCGACCCCGCCTATCCGTTCAGCAGCCTGGACGCGCCCGCGACCGTGCGGGCGATTCGGCCGCTCCTCGCGGCCGCGCGCGAGGCGGGGTGTCCCGTGTTCTTCTCGAAGGCCCGCGCGCGCACGATTCCCGCGGAGCGGGGTCGATGGAAGGTGACCGCCGGCCAACGTCCCGTGATGGCCAATCCTGCCGCGTACGAGATCGTACCGGAGCTGCGGCCGCTCCCCACCGAGTCGGTCGTCGTCAAGACGGCCCCGAGCGCGTTCGCGGGCACCGATCTCGCAAGCTACCTCATCTACCACGCGATCGACACGGTGATCGTCACGGGCACGGTGACGAGCGGGTGCGTCCGCGACACGGCGCTCGACGCGTTCAGCCTGAACTTCCGCGTTATCGTTCCGGAAGACGCGGTGTGCGACCGCGGCCCGACATCGCACAAGGTCGCGCTGTTCGACATCCACATGAAGTACGGCGACGTGCTGCCGTCGGCGGAGGTCCTGACGTATCTGGCCACGGTCCGCAACGGGGAGTGCGCGCCGGGCGGTGTTCAGCGCGCGTAA
- a CDS encoding Xaa-Pro peptidase family protein: protein MTAKDRPAMPYGWGRVPYTPEDRAPWMNLPFPIDEYRDRLRRLGRLMRQDGFDCVVVIGNRADATNIRYLTNFEDFYGGDTMLVVPADGAPGFTTNAVMHGEPMHSGIQDCWIDDVRCAAAPRTVTGSASPATVYDHVEDFVRERGCERGAIGVVGDVGADRVAAFLQQTFPAARVTAAAAMLREMRAIKSPREIDVMRKACRLADEAARAAMDAVRPGVTEFDLAAEAYRAMFRAGAEHPGFAISLCAGARAGFKHMAPTAYRVQAGDMVYIDVGGRYMGYYSDTSRARVCGDPTPEQRRFLETQIRIVEHVMGAVRPGAVIGQLATIAERLARDAGYGDYLYFRGHGVGCAVQDLPAFAPGSPASLEENMVFAFEPMLVRRGFGTACWEDVWRVTASGAERLNECPVRWW from the coding sequence GTGACCGCGAAGGATCGGCCCGCGATGCCGTACGGGTGGGGGCGGGTGCCGTACACACCCGAAGACCGCGCACCGTGGATGAATCTCCCGTTTCCGATCGACGAGTACCGCGACCGGCTCCGGCGCCTCGGGCGCCTGATGCGCCAGGACGGGTTCGACTGCGTCGTGGTGATCGGGAACCGCGCCGACGCGACGAACATTCGCTACCTGACCAACTTCGAGGACTTCTACGGCGGCGACACGATGCTGGTCGTGCCCGCGGACGGTGCGCCGGGGTTCACGACGAACGCGGTGATGCACGGCGAGCCGATGCATTCCGGCATCCAGGACTGCTGGATCGACGACGTCCGGTGTGCAGCAGCGCCGCGGACGGTCACCGGGAGCGCCAGCCCGGCGACGGTGTACGACCACGTCGAGGATTTCGTCCGCGAGCGCGGGTGCGAGCGCGGGGCCATCGGCGTTGTAGGCGATGTGGGCGCCGACCGCGTCGCGGCGTTTCTGCAACAGACGTTTCCCGCGGCGCGTGTGACCGCGGCGGCGGCGATGCTGCGCGAGATGCGTGCGATCAAGAGCCCGCGGGAGATCGACGTGATGCGGAAGGCGTGCCGCCTCGCGGACGAAGCCGCGCGCGCCGCGATGGACGCCGTCCGACCGGGCGTGACCGAGTTCGACCTCGCCGCCGAAGCGTACCGTGCGATGTTCCGAGCCGGCGCGGAGCATCCGGGGTTCGCGATCTCGCTGTGCGCCGGCGCGCGCGCGGGCTTCAAGCACATGGCGCCGACGGCGTACCGTGTCCAGGCGGGCGACATGGTGTACATCGACGTCGGCGGCCGCTACATGGGCTACTACAGTGACACGTCGCGCGCACGCGTCTGCGGCGATCCCACGCCGGAGCAGCGCCGGTTTTTGGAAACCCAGATCCGCATCGTCGAACATGTCATGGGCGCGGTCCGGCCCGGCGCGGTGATCGGACAGCTCGCCACGATCGCGGAGCGCCTCGCGCGCGACGCCGGGTACGGCGACTACCTCTATTTCCGTGGGCACGGCGTCGGCTGCGCGGTGCAGGACCTCCCGGCGTTCGCGCCGGGCAGCCCCGCGTCCCTCGAGGAGAACATGGTGTTCGCGTTCGAGCCGATGCTCGTCCGCCGAGGGTTCGGCACCGCGTGCTGGGAGGATGTGTGGCGCGTGACCGCGAGCGGCGCGGAACGGCTGAACGAGTGTCCGGTGCGCTGGTGGTAA
- a CDS encoding Xaa-Pro peptidase family protein, with the protein MARIPFDLEARRPYLVPAFSDAEYDRRLAAVRGEMAREGLDALCVFGNASAPSAVAYLTNFAPAFGSAFVVVRQDGGVTVTTDAVLHGEPMHSMIWMCRVPDVRVALGPVYGGAADEVARLAADCLDPSARVGLVGTTSVPLHLHAALAARLSVLRPADHVLASVRAVKSDEEIAKLRGAGWVADEAMAAAFRTLDVGVEETAVAAAIVHRIHALGAREAFATCVVGGAQAGLKHGVPRRRALEDGDMVFLDLGASRDGYLSDTSRCAVVGRPRPEALDLLRVGRDLYEAGLPEIRPGATIDDVARALSRVVAGTRYEPYYCPGGFGHGIGTAVLEPPGLFAGNTTVLRPRMAVAYEPMVVVEGLGTAVVEDTLLITEMGYERLTHYPVVTWPT; encoded by the coding sequence ATGGCCCGAATCCCCTTTGACTTGGAGGCCCGGCGGCCGTACCTCGTGCCGGCGTTCAGCGACGCGGAGTACGATCGCCGCCTGGCCGCGGTCCGCGGCGAGATGGCGCGCGAGGGGCTCGACGCGCTCTGCGTGTTCGGAAACGCGTCGGCGCCGTCCGCCGTTGCGTACCTCACGAACTTTGCGCCGGCGTTCGGCAGCGCGTTCGTGGTGGTTCGCCAGGACGGCGGGGTGACGGTGACCACGGACGCGGTGCTCCACGGCGAGCCAATGCACTCCATGATCTGGATGTGCCGCGTGCCAGACGTGCGGGTCGCACTCGGCCCGGTCTACGGCGGCGCGGCCGACGAGGTCGCCCGGCTCGCCGCCGACTGTCTGGACCCGAGCGCACGTGTCGGGCTCGTTGGCACGACCTCTGTTCCGCTGCACCTGCACGCGGCGCTCGCGGCGCGGCTGTCCGTCCTGCGCCCGGCCGATCACGTGCTTGCATCCGTGCGCGCGGTGAAGAGTGACGAGGAGATCGCGAAGCTGCGGGGCGCCGGGTGGGTCGCCGATGAGGCGATGGCGGCGGCGTTCCGGACGCTGGACGTGGGGGTCGAGGAGACCGCGGTCGCCGCCGCCATCGTCCACCGCATCCACGCGCTCGGCGCGCGGGAGGCGTTCGCAACGTGCGTCGTCGGTGGGGCGCAGGCCGGTCTCAAACACGGCGTGCCACGCCGTCGCGCGCTCGAGGACGGGGACATGGTGTTTCTCGACCTCGGCGCGTCGCGGGACGGGTACCTGTCCGACACCAGCCGGTGTGCCGTCGTCGGGCGGCCGCGCCCGGAGGCGCTCGACCTGCTTCGCGTCGGCCGCGACCTGTACGAGGCGGGGCTCCCCGAGATCCGTCCCGGCGCGACGATCGACGACGTCGCGCGGGCGCTGTCGCGCGTCGTCGCGGGCACCCGGTACGAGCCGTACTACTGCCCGGGGGGGTTCGGCCACGGCATCGGGACCGCGGTGCTCGAGCCGCCGGGCCTGTTCGCCGGAAACACGACGGTGCTGCGCCCGCGCATGGCCGTGGCCTACGAACCGATGGTCGTCGTCGAGGGGCTCGGCACCGCCGTGGTCGAAGATACGCTGCTGATCACCGAGATGGGCTACGAGCGTCTGACGCACTACCCGGTCGTGACCTGGCCGACCTGA
- a CDS encoding alpha/beta fold hydrolase, whose amino-acid sequence MPSAGRELIAHCYRPAGRGPHPALVINHGSGLEQDSHPGVARALTDAGYLVLVPWRRGYGGSPGPSRLDDVTAPVGAPEHGAQVCARLLAESDDVLAALRFVRGQPDVDPGRTAVMGASYGGINSLLAAARDPAVRACVAFGAAAMSWGPVPELREVLGQHVEMIRCPVQLLQAGNDFDLRPSDVLAERCRAHGGMCERHVLPPFGATHLEAHRIWIYAPHVWAPVVLPFLARHLHAGPEVRVHPNATRRSGRNGPNPL is encoded by the coding sequence GTGCCGAGCGCGGGCCGCGAGCTGATCGCCCACTGCTACCGGCCCGCCGGACGGGGGCCGCATCCAGCCCTGGTCATCAACCACGGCAGCGGCCTGGAGCAAGATAGCCATCCGGGCGTCGCGCGGGCGCTCACGGACGCGGGGTATCTGGTGCTCGTCCCGTGGCGACGGGGTTACGGCGGTTCCCCCGGACCGTCCCGCCTCGACGACGTGACGGCGCCCGTGGGTGCGCCGGAGCACGGCGCACAGGTCTGCGCCCGCCTGCTTGCGGAATCGGACGATGTGCTCGCCGCGCTGCGGTTCGTGCGCGGCCAGCCGGACGTCGATCCCGGCCGCACCGCGGTGATGGGCGCATCCTACGGCGGGATCAACTCGCTCCTGGCCGCCGCCCGTGATCCCGCCGTTCGTGCGTGCGTGGCCTTCGGCGCCGCGGCCATGTCCTGGGGACCGGTTCCGGAACTGCGCGAGGTCTTGGGGCAGCATGTGGAGATGATTCGGTGTCCGGTGCAGCTGCTGCAGGCGGGGAACGACTTCGATCTCCGGCCGTCGGACGTTCTGGCCGAGCGCTGCCGCGCACACGGCGGGATGTGCGAGCGGCACGTGCTTCCGCCGTTCGGCGCGACGCACTTGGAGGCACACCGCATCTGGATCTACGCGCCGCACGTCTGGGCACCGGTGGTGCTGCCGTTTCTCGCGCGTCACCTGCACGCGGGACCGGAGGTGCGGGTCCACCCGAACGCGACGCGGAGGAGTGGCCGGAATGGCCCGAATCCCCTTTGA